A DNA window from Actinomadura coerulea contains the following coding sequences:
- a CDS encoding ribonuclease III family protein, which produces MTVGVPEQRDGSAPDRAELARALGVPHDDPLLEQALTHRSYAYENDCLSCGRLAFLGKAALQVVITDLLFRRYPEAAEGPLSKLRGALLAGPALAGAARSLGVGAHLRLGRGEQAGGGRDKDSILAETLTALIGVVHQRNRMDGVSVLAHRLFGDLVGRMALLDPGLDWKSELQALAAREGLGEPRYRSERSGADHNAHFRVWVRVGKVEYGPSEGSRIKEAEKQAAEIAWHAITG; this is translated from the coding sequence ATGACGGTCGGAGTACCGGAGCAGCGGGACGGCTCGGCGCCGGATCGGGCGGAACTGGCCCGGGCGCTCGGGGTCCCGCATGATGACCCGCTGCTGGAGCAGGCGCTCACGCACCGCTCCTACGCGTATGAGAACGACTGCCTGTCCTGCGGAAGGCTGGCCTTCCTGGGGAAGGCGGCTCTGCAGGTGGTCATCACCGACCTGCTGTTCCGCCGCTACCCGGAGGCCGCGGAGGGTCCGCTGAGCAAGTTGCGGGGCGCCCTGCTCGCCGGTCCGGCGCTGGCCGGAGCGGCTCGCTCGCTCGGCGTCGGGGCCCACCTCCGGCTGGGGCGCGGCGAGCAGGCAGGCGGTGGAAGGGACAAGGACTCCATCCTGGCCGAAACGCTGACGGCGCTGATCGGTGTGGTTCACCAGCGGAACCGCATGGACGGGGTCTCCGTGCTGGCGCACCGGTTGTTCGGCGACCTCGTCGGACGGATGGCGCTGCTGGACCCCGGACTGGACTGGAAGAGCGAGCTCCAGGCCCTCGCGGCTCGTGAGGGGCTGGGGGAGCCCCGGTACCGCTCCGAGCGGAGCGGAGCCGATCACAACGCGCACTTCAGGGTCTGGGTCCGGGTCGGGAAGGTCGAGTACGGCCCGAGCGAAGGCAGCAGGATCAAAGAGGCCGAGAAGCAGGCCGCGGAGATCGCGTGGCACGCGATCACCGGTTGA